From the Serratia nematodiphila DZ0503SBS1 genome, one window contains:
- the fliE gene encoding flagellar hook-basal body complex protein FliE — MAIQGIEGVLQQMQVMAVQAGKMGQNAAPQGVSFASELTAALGKISETQQTARKQAQDFELGAPGISLNDVMVDLQKSSVSLQLGVQVRNKLVAAYQDIMNMPV; from the coding sequence ATGGCGATTCAGGGCATTGAAGGGGTACTGCAGCAGATGCAGGTCATGGCGGTTCAGGCCGGCAAGATGGGGCAGAATGCGGCGCCGCAGGGCGTCAGCTTCGCCAGCGAACTGACCGCGGCGCTCGGCAAGATCAGCGAGACCCAGCAAACGGCGCGCAAACAGGCGCAGGACTTCGAGCTGGGCGCGCCAGGCATCAGCCTGAACGATGTGATGGTCGATCTGCAGAAATCGTCGGTCTCTTTGCAACTGGGCGTACAGGTGCGCAACAAGCTGGTGGCGGCCTACCAGGACATCATGAATATGCCGGTGTGA
- the fliF gene encoding flagellar basal-body MS-ring/collar protein FliF gives MSASITAGESRDNGLQAIWNRLRANPKIPLLVAASAAIAIVVALLLWVKSPDYRVLYSNLNDRDGGAIVTQLTQMNIPYRFAENGAALLIPAEKVHETRLRLAQQGLPKGGAVGFELLDQEKFGISQFSEQINYQRALEGELSRTIESLGPVQNARVHLALPKPSLFVREQKSPSASVTLTLQPGRALDDGQINAIVYMVSSSVAGLPPGNVTVVDQAGRLLTQSDGTGRDLNASQLKYANEVENGFQRRIEAILAPVVGSANVRAQVTAQIDFATREQTDEQYQPNQQPDKAAIRSQQTSLSEQIGGPQVGGVPGALSNQPSAPPTAPIETAKPAAGNNANATTQNAATTRSAAASGVPQNTRRDATTNYELDRTIRHTQHKAGTVQRLSVAVVVNYLGADKDGKPQPMSKEQLAQIEALVREAMGYSSSRGDTLNVVNTPFTDSQVTGGELPFWQSQSFIDRLIDAGRYLLVLLVAWLLWRKLVRPQLQQRQAAQQAALAAANAPAAKAADSNKPSNEELAQRRKSQQRVSAEVQSQRIRDLADKDPRVVALVIRQWMSNEI, from the coding sequence ATGAGTGCTTCGATAACCGCCGGCGAAAGCCGCGACAACGGCCTGCAGGCCATCTGGAACCGTCTGCGCGCCAACCCGAAAATTCCGTTGCTGGTCGCCGCTTCCGCCGCGATCGCGATCGTCGTCGCGCTGCTGTTGTGGGTGAAAAGCCCCGACTACCGCGTGCTGTACAGCAATCTGAACGACCGCGACGGCGGCGCCATCGTCACCCAGCTGACGCAGATGAATATCCCTTACCGCTTTGCCGAGAATGGCGCGGCGCTGCTGATCCCGGCGGAAAAGGTGCATGAAACCCGCCTGCGTCTGGCGCAGCAAGGGCTGCCGAAAGGCGGCGCCGTCGGATTCGAACTGCTGGATCAGGAAAAATTCGGCATCAGCCAGTTCAGCGAGCAGATTAACTATCAGCGCGCCCTCGAGGGCGAGCTGTCGCGCACCATCGAATCGCTGGGGCCGGTGCAAAACGCCCGCGTTCACCTGGCGCTGCCTAAACCTTCGCTGTTCGTGCGCGAACAGAAATCCCCTTCCGCCTCGGTAACGCTCACCCTGCAACCCGGCCGTGCCCTGGACGACGGCCAGATCAACGCCATCGTTTATATGGTGTCGAGCAGCGTTGCCGGCCTGCCGCCGGGCAATGTGACCGTGGTCGATCAGGCCGGCCGCCTGCTGACCCAGTCCGACGGCACCGGGCGCGATCTCAACGCTTCGCAGCTGAAATACGCCAACGAAGTGGAAAACGGCTTCCAGCGCCGCATTGAAGCGATCCTCGCCCCGGTGGTCGGCAGCGCCAACGTGCGTGCGCAGGTCACGGCGCAGATCGACTTCGCCACGCGCGAACAAACCGATGAACAGTACCAACCTAACCAGCAGCCGGATAAAGCCGCTATCCGCTCCCAGCAAACCAGCCTGAGCGAGCAGATCGGCGGGCCGCAGGTCGGCGGCGTGCCGGGCGCGCTGTCTAACCAACCGAGCGCTCCGCCTACGGCGCCGATTGAAACCGCCAAGCCGGCGGCGGGCAATAACGCCAACGCCACCACGCAAAACGCCGCGACCACCCGCAGCGCGGCGGCCAGCGGCGTGCCGCAAAATACCCGTCGCGACGCGACCACCAACTACGAGCTCGATCGCACCATCCGTCATACCCAGCACAAAGCCGGCACCGTGCAGCGTCTGTCGGTCGCCGTGGTGGTCAACTACCTCGGCGCGGATAAAGACGGCAAACCGCAGCCGATGAGCAAAGAACAGCTGGCGCAGATCGAAGCGCTGGTGCGTGAAGCGATGGGCTACTCCAGCAGCCGCGGCGATACCCTGAACGTGGTCAACACACCGTTTACCGACAGCCAGGTGACCGGCGGTGAACTGCCGTTCTGGCAAAGCCAGTCGTTTATCGATCGCCTGATCGACGCGGGTCGCTATCTGCTGGTGCTGCTGGTGGCCTGGCTGCTGTGGCGCAAACTGGTGCGGCCGCAGCTGCAACAGCGCCAGGCCGCGCAACAGGCCGCCCTCGCCGCCGCCAACGCCCCTGCCGCCAAAGCGGCCGACAGCAACAAACCGAGCAACGAGGAGCTGGCGCAGCGTCGCAAATCGCAGCAGCGCGTCAGCGCAGAAGTCCAGAGCCAGCGGATCCGCGATCTGGCTGACAAAGACCCGCGCGTGGTCGCTCTGGTAATCCGCCAATGGATGAGTAACGAGATATGA
- a CDS encoding LysR family transcriptional regulator, whose amino-acid sequence MKSDLSALPAFVAVAEGGSFAAAAEKLHLTRSAVSKIVSRLEARLGVMLFMRTTRSLSLTDEGALYYEHCRQALANVQAAENQLDSGKMQVSGRLRVSVPVLFGHLCIAPLLTALANEHPLLTLEISFSDRRIDLVDEGFDLAVRIGELADSGSLVARRLGEHGMLLCASPDYVRRCGEPSTAEALSRHQAVGYLHAGAVLPWQLRGENGELQSFSPPTKMMMDDMQGIVDAISAGAGIAWLPEWLVRERLMAGTLVEIMRGESSLSFPVNVVWPYMPYQPLKVRLAVDKLVAELPGKLALAAPWVSHR is encoded by the coding sequence ATGAAAAGCGATCTGAGTGCGCTGCCGGCCTTTGTTGCCGTAGCGGAAGGCGGCAGTTTCGCCGCCGCCGCAGAGAAACTGCATCTGACGCGTTCTGCGGTCAGCAAAATCGTGTCGCGTCTGGAGGCGCGGCTGGGCGTGATGCTGTTTATGCGCACCACGCGCAGCCTGAGCCTGACGGACGAAGGCGCGCTGTACTATGAACACTGTCGACAGGCATTGGCGAACGTTCAGGCGGCGGAAAACCAGCTCGACAGCGGCAAGATGCAGGTCAGCGGCCGGCTCAGAGTCTCGGTGCCGGTGCTGTTCGGCCACCTGTGCATTGCGCCCTTGTTGACGGCGCTGGCGAATGAGCATCCGTTATTGACGCTGGAAATCTCATTCAGCGACCGCAGGATCGATCTCGTCGACGAGGGATTCGATCTGGCGGTGCGCATCGGCGAACTGGCGGACAGCGGCAGTTTGGTTGCCCGACGTTTGGGCGAACATGGCATGCTCCTGTGCGCGTCGCCCGACTACGTGCGGCGCTGCGGCGAGCCGAGCACGGCGGAAGCGTTAAGCCGGCATCAGGCGGTGGGGTATCTGCACGCCGGCGCCGTGCTGCCGTGGCAGCTGCGTGGCGAAAACGGTGAGCTGCAATCGTTCAGCCCCCCGACCAAGATGATGATGGATGATATGCAGGGGATCGTCGATGCGATATCCGCCGGCGCCGGCATTGCCTGGCTGCCGGAGTGGCTGGTGCGCGAGCGGCTGATGGCGGGGACGTTGGTAGAGATCATGCGCGGTGAGTCCAGCCTCAGTTTCCCGGTGAACGTCGTGTGGCCCTATATGCCTTACCAGCCGCTTAAGGTGCGGCTGGCGGTAGACAAGCTGGTGGCGGAGCTGCCGGGAAAATTGGCGCTTGCGGCACCGTGGGTATCGCATCGCTAA
- the fliZ gene encoding flagella biosynthesis regulatory protein FliZ encodes MPGILLKKRPLSRYLKDYKHSQTHCSQCGKLLDRMALVFRGKIINKEAIARMDQPIDDAVWQNVQHELTALCRFCSEISCNSHPSYFDIMAFKQYLFEQTEMSHSTIREYVVRLRRLDEMLVARNYPADKFANSASHQRIIDDLPTAAHNNYRIALRKYDQYLAWQRSY; translated from the coding sequence ATGCCAGGAATACTGTTGAAGAAACGGCCGCTTAGCCGTTACCTGAAAGATTACAAGCACAGCCAGACCCATTGCTCCCAGTGCGGCAAACTGTTGGACCGCATGGCGCTGGTGTTTCGCGGCAAGATAATCAATAAAGAAGCCATCGCGCGCATGGATCAGCCGATCGACGATGCGGTCTGGCAAAACGTGCAGCACGAGCTGACCGCGCTGTGCCGCTTCTGCAGCGAGATTTCCTGCAACAGCCACCCGAGTTATTTCGACATTATGGCGTTCAAGCAGTATCTGTTCGAACAGACCGAGATGAGTCACAGCACCATTCGCGAGTACGTGGTGCGGCTGCGCCGGCTGGATGAAATGCTGGTGGCGAGGAATTATCCGGCGGACAAATTCGCCAACAGCGCCAGTCATCAGCGCATCATCGACGATCTGCCTACCGCGGCGCACAACAACTACCGCATTGCGCTACGCAAGTACGATCAGTATCTCGCCTGGCAGCGCAGCTACTGA
- the fliD gene encoding flagellar filament capping protein FliD produces MATISSLGLGSGLDLNGLLDKLTKAEQQRLTPYTTKQSSYNAQLTGYGTLKGALEKFDNLSKEMAKEDFFKATTATEHDAFKITTNAKAVPGNYVVEVNKLAQAQTLTTQAKVSDQGAKLGAEGVTDRSLTITAGNPPKETKIPLSDDQTSLVELRDAINGAKAGVTASIMRVGDNDYQLAVSSSTTGENNKISLQVDNDDQLGDILNYNATRGTGTAMKQTVAPQDAELTVNGTAIKRSTNSISDALQGVTIDLKTKTKTDEPQHLVISTNTTGTTDKIKEWVDSYNSLLDTFNALSKFTPVKTGEAPNPTNGPLLGDNTLRGIQSSIKSALSAAQDNPELKGLGNLGISTNTKTGKLEIDSAKLKKAMDEKPDQVSNFFVGNGKDTGMATEIHNEIQSYIKSGGIIENSTKSINTNLDRLNSQITTVTASIQNTIDRYKQQFVQLDTMMSKMNGTSNYLAQQFK; encoded by the coding sequence ATGGCAACGATCAGTTCATTAGGTCTCGGCTCAGGACTCGACCTCAATGGCCTGCTGGATAAGCTGACCAAAGCGGAACAACAGCGCCTGACCCCTTACACCACCAAGCAATCCAGCTACAACGCCCAGTTGACCGGTTACGGCACGCTGAAGGGTGCGCTGGAAAAATTCGACAATCTCAGCAAAGAGATGGCGAAAGAAGATTTCTTCAAGGCCACCACCGCCACCGAACACGACGCCTTCAAGATCACCACCAACGCCAAGGCGGTGCCGGGCAACTATGTGGTGGAAGTGAACAAACTGGCGCAGGCGCAAACCCTGACCACCCAGGCGAAAGTCAGCGACCAGGGCGCTAAGTTAGGCGCTGAAGGCGTGACAGACCGCTCCCTGACCATCACCGCCGGCAACCCGCCGAAAGAAACCAAAATCCCGCTGAGCGACGATCAAACCTCGCTGGTTGAGCTGCGCGACGCCATCAACGGCGCCAAAGCTGGCGTCACGGCCAGCATCATGCGCGTCGGCGACAACGACTATCAGTTGGCGGTCAGCTCTTCCACCACCGGCGAAAACAACAAGATTTCTCTGCAGGTCGATAACGACGACCAACTGGGCGATATCCTGAACTACAACGCTACCCGCGGCACCGGCACCGCCATGAAGCAGACGGTCGCGCCGCAGGATGCTGAGCTGACGGTGAACGGCACCGCTATCAAGCGCAGCACCAACTCGATCAGCGATGCCCTGCAAGGCGTCACCATCGATCTGAAAACCAAAACCAAAACCGATGAACCGCAACATTTGGTGATCAGCACCAACACCACCGGCACCACCGACAAGATCAAAGAGTGGGTCGACAGCTATAACTCGCTGCTGGACACCTTCAACGCGTTGTCCAAGTTCACCCCGGTGAAAACCGGCGAAGCGCCAAACCCAACCAACGGCCCGCTGCTGGGCGACAACACCCTGCGCGGCATTCAGTCGTCGATCAAAAGCGCGCTGAGCGCAGCCCAGGACAACCCGGAGTTAAAAGGCCTGGGCAACCTCGGCATTTCCACCAACACCAAAACCGGCAAGCTGGAAATCGACAGCGCCAAGCTGAAGAAAGCGATGGATGAGAAGCCGGATCAAGTCAGCAACTTCTTCGTCGGTAACGGCAAAGACACTGGCATGGCCACCGAGATCCACAACGAGATCCAGAGCTACATCAAATCCGGCGGCATCATCGAGAACTCGACCAAAAGCATCAACACCAACCTCGATCGCCTGAACAGCCAGATCACAACGGTCACCGCCAGCATTCAGAACACCATCGATCGTTATAAACAACAGTTCGTTCAGCTGGATACCATGATGTCGAAAATGAACGGCACCAGTAACTATTTGGCTCAACAGTTCAAGTAA
- a CDS encoding D-cysteine desulfhydrase, whose product MNLQQQLAQFPRLDLVGVATPLEKLSRLSDYLGREIYLKRDDVTPMAMGGNKLRKLEFLAADALRQGADTLVTAGAIQSNHVRQTAAVAAKLGLHCVALLENPIDTRAENYLTNGNRLLLGLFNAEVVMCEALHDPQQQLAELATRLEAQGFRPYVVPVGGSNALGALGYVQCALEIAEQSQRSNVAFSSVVVASGSAGTHAGLAVGLQQLLPETELIGVTVSRTVIDQLPKVEQIQKALACSLNIDELAPIALWDDYFAPQYGMPNEEGMAAVQLLAQQEGVLLDPVYTGKAMAGLIDGIAQRRFHDEGPILFIHTGGAPALFAYHPQV is encoded by the coding sequence GTGAACCTGCAACAACAACTGGCGCAATTTCCGCGTCTGGATCTGGTTGGCGTCGCCACACCGCTGGAAAAACTGTCCCGTCTCTCCGATTACCTCGGCCGTGAAATTTACCTCAAACGTGACGATGTCACGCCTATGGCGATGGGCGGCAACAAGCTGAGAAAGCTTGAGTTTTTGGCCGCCGATGCGCTGCGGCAAGGTGCCGATACGCTGGTCACCGCCGGCGCTATTCAATCCAATCACGTGCGCCAGACGGCGGCGGTGGCGGCGAAACTGGGCCTGCACTGCGTCGCGCTGCTGGAAAACCCTATCGATACCCGCGCGGAAAACTACCTGACCAACGGCAACCGTCTGTTGCTCGGCCTGTTCAACGCCGAGGTGGTGATGTGCGAAGCGCTGCACGATCCGCAGCAGCAACTGGCGGAACTGGCGACGCGCCTCGAGGCGCAGGGCTTCCGGCCTTACGTGGTGCCGGTGGGCGGCTCCAATGCGCTGGGCGCGCTGGGATACGTGCAGTGCGCACTGGAAATCGCCGAGCAGAGCCAACGCAGCAACGTGGCGTTCAGTTCGGTGGTGGTGGCGTCCGGCAGCGCCGGCACCCACGCCGGGCTGGCGGTGGGGCTGCAGCAGCTGCTGCCCGAAACCGAGTTGATCGGCGTGACCGTCTCGCGCACCGTGATCGATCAGCTGCCGAAGGTGGAGCAGATCCAGAAAGCCCTGGCCTGTTCGCTGAATATCGACGAACTGGCGCCGATCGCGCTGTGGGACGATTACTTCGCGCCGCAGTACGGCATGCCGAACGAAGAGGGCATGGCGGCGGTGCAGCTGTTGGCGCAGCAAGAGGGGGTATTGCTGGATCCGGTGTACACCGGCAAAGCGATGGCTGGTTTGATCGACGGCATCGCCCAGCGGCGCTTCCACGACGAAGGTCCCATCCTGTTTATTCACACCGGCGGTGCGCCGGCGCTGTTCGCCTACCATCCGCAGGTGTAA
- a CDS encoding RNA polymerase sigma factor FliA, whose translation MSDLYTAEGVMDKNSLWLRYVPLVRHEALRLQVRLPASVELDDLLQAGGIGLLNAVERYDALQGTAFTTYAVQRIRGAMLDELRSRDWVPRSVRRHAREVAQVIRQLEQRYGRPASETEVAQTLNISLDEYRQILLDTNNSQLFSYDEWREEHGENAEPMLEGHEEANPLHHLLEGSLRQRVIDAIEALPEREKMVLTLYYQEELNLKEIGAVLDVGESRVSQLHSQAIKRLRARLANDT comes from the coding sequence GTGAGCGATCTGTATACCGCCGAAGGCGTGATGGACAAAAATTCTCTCTGGTTGCGCTACGTGCCGTTAGTGCGCCACGAGGCGTTGCGCCTGCAGGTCAGGCTGCCCGCCAGCGTGGAGCTTGACGACCTGTTGCAGGCCGGGGGAATCGGGCTATTAAACGCCGTTGAGCGTTATGACGCCCTACAGGGAACCGCCTTTACCACCTATGCGGTGCAGCGCATTCGCGGCGCGATGCTCGACGAGTTGCGCAGCCGCGACTGGGTGCCGCGCAGCGTGCGGCGCCACGCGCGCGAGGTCGCGCAGGTGATTCGGCAACTGGAACAGCGTTACGGCCGCCCGGCGAGCGAGACGGAAGTGGCGCAGACGCTGAACATCTCGCTGGATGAGTACCGTCAAATTCTGTTGGACACCAATAACAGCCAGCTTTTCTCCTACGACGAATGGCGTGAGGAGCATGGCGAGAACGCGGAACCGATGCTGGAAGGGCATGAAGAGGCCAACCCGCTGCATCATCTGTTGGAAGGCAGCCTGCGCCAGCGGGTGATCGACGCCATCGAGGCGTTGCCGGAGCGCGAAAAAATGGTGCTGACGCTGTATTACCAGGAAGAGTTGAATCTCAAAGAGATCGGCGCCGTGCTGGACGTGGGGGAATCCCGCGTCAGCCAACTGCACAGTCAGGCGATCAAACGGCTGCGCGCGCGGCTGGCGAACGATACCTGA
- a CDS encoding flagellin FliC has product MAQVINTNSLSLMAQNNLNKSQSSLGTAIERLSSGLRINSAKDDAAGQAISNRFTANIKGLTQASRNANDGISLAQTTEGALNEVNDNLQNIRRLTVQAQNGSNSSSDLKSIQDEITQRMSEINRISEQTDFNGVKVLSSDQKLTIQVGANDGETIDIDLQKIDSTKLGLDGFDVTKKGPKLGAEVTGTVKVGDKDLTVDAMAAGKKLFSGKDATGKDTFYVETTDKGVKTYKEATITEDGTTGKAKITEGTTDVKMADPLATLDKALSQVDGLRSSLGAVQNRFDSVINNLNSTVNNLSASQSRIQDADYATEVSNMSRANILQQAGTSVLAQANQSTQNVLSLLR; this is encoded by the coding sequence ATGGCACAAGTAATCAACACTAACAGCCTGTCTCTGATGGCGCAGAACAACCTGAACAAATCTCAGTCTTCTCTGGGCACTGCGATTGAGCGTCTGTCTTCCGGTCTGCGTATCAACAGCGCGAAAGACGATGCTGCGGGTCAGGCGATCTCCAACCGTTTCACCGCTAACATCAAAGGCCTGACTCAGGCTTCCCGCAACGCCAACGACGGTATCTCTCTGGCGCAGACCACTGAAGGCGCACTGAACGAAGTTAACGACAACCTGCAGAACATCCGTCGTCTGACCGTACAGGCGCAGAACGGTTCCAACTCTTCCAGCGACCTGAAATCCATCCAGGACGAAATCACTCAGCGCATGTCGGAAATCAACCGTATCTCCGAGCAGACTGACTTCAACGGCGTGAAAGTGCTGAGCAGCGATCAGAAGCTGACCATCCAGGTTGGCGCTAACGACGGTGAAACCATCGATATCGACCTGCAGAAAATCGACTCCACTAAACTGGGTCTGGATGGCTTCGACGTGACCAAAAAAGGTCCTAAACTGGGTGCAGAAGTTACCGGTACCGTAAAAGTTGGTGATAAAGATCTGACTGTTGACGCCATGGCTGCAGGTAAAAAGCTGTTCTCCGGTAAAGATGCTACTGGCAAAGATACCTTCTACGTAGAAACTACCGATAAAGGTGTTAAAACTTATAAAGAAGCAACTATTACTGAAGACGGTACAACAGGTAAAGCAAAAATCACCGAAGGCACTACTGACGTTAAGATGGCAGATCCGCTGGCTACCCTGGACAAAGCACTGTCTCAGGTTGACGGCCTGCGTTCTTCCCTGGGTGCGGTACAGAACCGTTTCGATTCTGTGATCAACAACCTGAACAGCACCGTTAACAACCTGTCCGCTTCTCAGTCCCGTATCCAGGATGCTGACTACGCGACCGAAGTGTCCAACATGAGCCGTGCCAACATCCTGCAACAGGCTGGCACCTCTGTTCTGGCACAGGCTAACCAGTCTACTCAGAACGTCCTGTCCCTGCTGCGTTAA
- a CDS encoding helix-turn-helix transcriptional regulator, which produces MERTINLCPGIGASAHIIQHTELLFPSVYFEQPHLYLIQQGHKRVRWQQHEVVAHPGELLIIDGGQTVDIINGPSEDGVFSCQLLTCDPLLLTVQPPAEETPAAMPFDAVLALRNLPCALKHSFETTGLALTLRQRFPTIIVRHKMLEILLWLAQFGIRFIHNEAKDLTQRVRRCLATDPHSIWTAAKVAESLSMSEVMLRRKLSMENTALRNLMIDVRMSSALALLQSTDWPISAIAQHVGYESASRFAERFRKRFGFAPTAIRGHQRIMEPGSQGVEAMVAGET; this is translated from the coding sequence ATGGAACGTACAATTAATCTCTGTCCTGGAATTGGCGCCTCAGCGCACATCATTCAGCATACTGAATTATTATTCCCTTCAGTCTATTTTGAGCAACCACATCTGTATCTGATACAACAAGGCCATAAGCGCGTACGCTGGCAACAACACGAAGTGGTCGCTCATCCCGGCGAGCTGTTGATTATCGACGGCGGGCAAACGGTGGACATTATTAACGGCCCGTCCGAAGACGGCGTATTCAGCTGTCAGTTGCTGACCTGCGATCCCCTGTTGCTCACCGTCCAACCTCCGGCCGAGGAAACGCCGGCGGCGATGCCGTTCGATGCCGTCCTGGCGCTGCGCAACCTGCCCTGCGCCCTCAAGCACAGTTTTGAAACCACCGGCCTGGCGCTGACGCTGCGGCAACGCTTTCCCACCATCATCGTGCGGCACAAAATGCTGGAAATTCTGCTGTGGCTGGCCCAATTCGGCATTCGCTTTATTCACAACGAAGCCAAGGATCTGACGCAGCGCGTGCGCCGCTGCCTGGCGACCGACCCGCACAGCATTTGGACGGCGGCCAAAGTCGCGGAAAGCCTGTCGATGAGTGAAGTGATGTTGCGCCGCAAACTGTCGATGGAAAATACCGCATTGCGCAATCTGATGATCGACGTGCGCATGAGTAGCGCGCTGGCCCTGCTGCAGTCGACCGACTGGCCGATCTCCGCCATCGCGCAACATGTGGGTTATGAAAGCGCATCGCGTTTCGCCGAACGTTTTCGCAAACGCTTCGGTTTCGCGCCTACCGCCATTCGCGGCCATCAAAGGATTATGGAACCCGGCTCTCAGGGCGTTGAGGCGATGGTCGCCGGAGAAACATAA
- a CDS encoding FMN-dependent NADH-azoreductase, producing MKKILALKSSIMGNDSQTNNLIDRYLAARKAKGYDDRIVEHDLTALDLPVLDGELFSALRGAENVSPRAKATIALSDQLIAELKESDLLLIGAPMYNLNVPTQLKNWFDLVARARMTFNYTATYPVGLVEGVNALVFSSRGGMHAGHPTDAVTPYLRSVLGLMGIGDVQFIYAEGLDMKPHGRDQGLANAHQRIAELAG from the coding sequence ATGAAAAAAATACTGGCACTCAAATCCAGCATTATGGGAAATGACTCGCAGACCAATAACCTGATTGACCGCTATCTGGCGGCGCGCAAAGCGAAAGGATACGACGATCGGATCGTCGAACACGATCTGACGGCGCTGGATCTGCCGGTGTTGGACGGCGAGCTGTTCAGCGCGCTGCGCGGCGCGGAAAATGTCAGCCCGCGCGCCAAAGCCACGATAGCGCTCTCCGATCAACTGATTGCCGAACTGAAAGAGAGCGACCTGTTACTGATCGGGGCGCCGATGTACAACCTCAACGTCCCGACCCAGCTGAAAAACTGGTTCGATCTGGTAGCCCGCGCCCGGATGACCTTCAACTATACCGCCACCTACCCGGTGGGGTTGGTGGAAGGCGTCAATGCGCTGGTATTCAGTTCACGCGGCGGCATGCACGCCGGGCATCCGACCGATGCCGTAACGCCCTACCTGCGTTCGGTGCTGGGGCTGATGGGGATCGGCGACGTACAATTTATCTATGCCGAAGGGCTGGATATGAAACCGCACGGCCGCGATCAGGGGCTGGCGAACGCCCACCAGCGGATCGCGGAATTGGCGGGCTGA
- the fliT gene encoding flagella biosynthesis regulatory protein FliT — MERQQQLLAAYQQIYSLSSQMIALAQTGRWEELVELEFAYVTAVEKTAAYTGQAGPSMALQEMLRNKLQQILDNETELKRLLQQRMDELKMLIEQSTRQNVVNNTYGQFHDRALLLGEPQVR, encoded by the coding sequence ATGGAACGTCAACAGCAGCTGTTAGCCGCTTATCAACAAATTTATAGCCTGAGCAGCCAGATGATCGCGCTGGCGCAAACCGGGCGCTGGGAGGAGCTCGTCGAGCTCGAATTCGCTTACGTGACGGCGGTGGAAAAAACCGCCGCCTATACCGGGCAAGCCGGCCCGTCCATGGCGCTGCAGGAGATGTTGCGCAATAAGTTGCAACAGATCCTCGACAACGAAACCGAGCTCAAGCGTCTGTTACAGCAGCGAATGGATGAGCTGAAGATGCTGATCGAACAGTCCACGCGCCAGAACGTGGTCAACAATACCTACGGCCAGTTTCATGATCGTGCGCTGTTGCTGGGGGAACCACAGGTCCGATAA
- the fliS gene encoding flagellar export chaperone FliS: protein MYNRSGTQAYAQVSLESGAMSASPHQLIVMLFDGALSALLRARILMNQGDIAGKGMALSKAINIIDNGLKSGLDPQQGGEIAENLAALYDYMKRRLMQANLHNDEAAIAEVVKLLENIADAWRQIGPNYQPSQDAV from the coding sequence ATGTATAACCGTAGCGGCACTCAGGCCTATGCACAGGTCAGTCTGGAAAGCGGCGCCATGAGCGCCAGCCCGCACCAGTTAATCGTGATGTTGTTCGACGGGGCGCTCAGCGCCCTGCTTCGCGCACGCATCCTGATGAACCAGGGCGATATCGCCGGCAAAGGCATGGCGCTGTCCAAAGCCATCAATATCATCGACAACGGCCTGAAAAGTGGCCTCGACCCTCAGCAGGGCGGCGAGATCGCCGAAAATCTGGCGGCATTGTACGACTACATGAAGCGTCGACTGATGCAGGCCAACCTGCACAACGACGAAGCGGCGATCGCCGAAGTGGTTAAACTGCTGGAAAACATCGCCGACGCCTGGCGCCAAATCGGCCCTAACTACCAACCTTCGCAGGACGCCGTGTAA